Proteins encoded together in one Mobula birostris isolate sMobBir1 chromosome 7, sMobBir1.hap1, whole genome shotgun sequence window:
- the chst7 gene encoding carbohydrate sulfotransferase 7: MKRLHSRYLIIIVAYSVLLLAVPYLLDCSNSSRSSREQYLLRVFPKEAEDPRSTQGGDANSSIPGTVGNKKQHVYLHATWRTGSSFAGELFNQHPRVFYLYEPMWLMWQALYPGDAESLQGAVRDMLRSLFQCDFSVLKLYASPGPSGSLTTRTIFGWRNNKVICSAPLCSAYKKERVELVDASVCEKQCAPRDIEELETECRKYDVMVIKDVRVLDAGILLPLMQDPSLNFKVVQLVRDPRAVHNSRMKSKLSLVRESIQVLRSRKKHGKDQRAIPSRSQRADTYVSNALEVICEAWSRDQALVRSSPAWITRRYLTIRYEDLVLEPVDGLRTLYTFANLTVTPSTEEYVLNMTRGIGYSSDKPFLISSRDAKEAISAWKKRLSLVQIEQVEQKCQKAMKLLGYQLKNEQYT, from the coding sequence ATGAAGAGGCTCCACAGCAGGTATCTGATCATCATTGTCGCTTACTCGGTGTTGCTGCTAGCCGTTCCTTACTTGCTGGACTGCAGCAACTCCAGCAGGTCTTCCCGGGAACAATACTTGCTCCGGGTTTTCCCAAAGGAGGCGGAAGACCCTCGCTCGACGCAAGGCGGCGACGCCAACAGTTCGATTCCAGGGACGGTGGGCAACAAGAAGCAGCACGTGTACTTGCACGCCACTTGGAGAACGGGGTCCTCGTTCGCGGGAGAGCTCTTCAACCAGCACCCCAGGGTGTTCTATCTATACGAGCCCATGTGGTTGATGTGGCAGGCTCTGTACCCGGGCGACGCCGAGAGCTTGCAGGGGGCGGTCAGGGACATGCTACGCTCCCTCTTCCAGTGCGACTTCTCCGTGCTGAAACTCTACGCGTCGCCCGGCCCCTCGGGCTCGTTGACCACCCGCACCATCttcggttggaggaacaacaaagTCATCTGCTCGGCGCCTTTGTGCAGCGCCTACAAGAAGGAGCGCGTAGAGCTGGTGGACGCCAGTGTCTGCGAGAAACAGTGCGCGCCCCGGGACATCGAGGAGTTGGAGACCGAGTGCAGAAAGTATGACGTGATGGTGATTAAGGATGTAAGAGTCTTGGATGCGGGGATTCTGCTCCCCCTGATGCAGGACCCTTCCCTGAACTTCAAGGTAGTTCAGCTGGTCAGGGATCCCAGGGCAGTGCACAACTCCCGGATGAAATCGAAGCTCTCGCTCGTGAGGGAGAGCATCCAAGTACTCAGGAGCAGGAAGAAACACGGAAAAGATCAACGTGCGATCCCCAGTAGGTCGCAGCGAGCGGACACCTACGTGTCCAACGCCCTGGAGGTGATTTGTGAGGCTTGGAGCCGAGACCAGGCGCTGGTCAGAAGCTCCCCAGCCTGGATCACTCGGAGGTATCTCACCATTCGCTACGAGGACCTGGTGCTGGAACCAGTGGATGGGTTGAGGACACTCTACACCTTCGCCAATCTCACGGTCACTCCCTCGACCGAGGAATACGTGTTGAACATGACACGGGGGATAGGCTACTCTTCGGACAAGCCCTTCCTCATCTCTTCCAGGGACGCCAAGGAAGCCATCAGTGCATGGAAGAAAAGGCTGAGCTTGGTGCAGATCGAGCAGGTGGAGCAGAAGTGCCAGAAGGCTATGAAATTGCTGGGCTACCAATTAAAGAACGAGCAATACACGTAG